One Lysinibacillus fusiformis genomic window carries:
- the codY gene encoding GTP-sensing pleiotropic transcriptional regulator CodY — translation MNLLEKTRKINSMLQASAGKPVNFKEMADTLGDIIDSNVYIVSRKGKLLGISIHQQIENERMKKMFEERQFPEEYTHNLFTISETSSNLDINNEHTAFPVENKELFQNALTTIVPIVGGGERLGTLILARLSAQFEDDDLILAEYGATVVGMEILREKSEEIEEEARSKAVVQMAINSLSYSELEAIEHIFEELDGNEGLLVASKIADRVGITRSVIVNALRKLESAGVIESRSLGMKGTYIKVLNDKFLNALAEIKMK, via the coding sequence ATGAATTTATTAGAAAAAACGCGTAAAATTAACTCGATGCTCCAGGCATCTGCTGGTAAGCCAGTAAACTTTAAGGAAATGGCAGACACATTAGGGGATATTATTGATAGCAATGTATATATTGTAAGTCGTAAAGGGAAACTTTTAGGCATATCAATCCACCAACAAATCGAAAATGAACGTATGAAAAAGATGTTCGAAGAGCGCCAATTCCCTGAAGAATACACACATAACTTATTTACAATTTCAGAGACGTCATCGAATTTAGATATTAATAATGAACATACTGCATTCCCGGTTGAAAACAAAGAATTGTTCCAAAATGCATTAACAACAATCGTGCCAATCGTTGGTGGTGGTGAGCGCTTAGGGACTTTAATTCTTGCTCGTTTATCTGCCCAATTCGAGGATGATGATTTAATTCTTGCTGAATATGGTGCAACGGTAGTAGGTATGGAAATTTTACGTGAGAAATCTGAGGAAATCGAAGAAGAAGCGCGAAGCAAAGCTGTTGTGCAAATGGCGATTAACTCACTTTCTTACAGTGAATTAGAAGCGATTGAGCATATTTTTGAAGAACTTGATGGTAATGAAGGTTTACTAGTTGCTTCAAAAATTGCAGACCGAGTGGGTATTACACGTTCGGTTATCGTAAATGCATTACGTAAACTAGAATCTGCGGGTGTAATCGAATCTCGTTCTCTTGGAATGAAGGGTACGTATATTAAAGTGTTAAACGATAAATTCTTAAACGCGCTTGCTGAAATTAAAATGAAATAA
- the fliI gene encoding flagellar protein export ATPase FliI: MKTAQLIEQIPNIPTFKKFGRVTRVVGLMIESQGPDSSIGDVCKIHVDTSKNGHQIILAEVVGFKDEIVVLMPFTSLREISIGCLVEGTGAPLEVRVGPELIGKVLDSMGNPIDGTLLPKGLMTVPTEQDPPNPLTRPPIDERLEVGVKAIDGMLTVGNGQRVGIFAGSGVGKSTLLGMIARNTQADLNVIALVGERGREVREFIERDLGQEGLSRSIVVAATSDQPALMRIKGAFTATAIAEYFRNRGLNVMLMMDSVTRVAMAQREIGLATGEPPAQKGYTPSVFAILPKLLERTGTNEKGSITAFYTVLVDGDDMNEPIADTVRGILDGHIVLDRNLANKGQYPAINVLKSVSRLMNHVAEPEHKKAAERLRELYYTYDKSEDLINIGAYKRGTSQEIDEAIYYEPLITAYLKQGYLDKVTLEESMNELITLSNGGGK, from the coding sequence ATGAAAACGGCTCAATTAATCGAACAAATTCCTAATATACCTACTTTTAAAAAGTTTGGTAGAGTGACGAGAGTTGTCGGCTTGATGATTGAGTCGCAAGGTCCGGATAGTTCCATCGGTGATGTATGTAAAATACATGTTGATACATCGAAAAATGGCCATCAAATAATTTTGGCAGAGGTAGTTGGCTTCAAAGATGAAATAGTAGTCCTTATGCCATTTACCTCATTGCGTGAAATTTCGATTGGTTGTTTAGTTGAAGGTACAGGAGCACCACTTGAAGTAAGGGTGGGACCAGAGCTGATTGGTAAAGTACTTGACTCTATGGGAAATCCTATTGATGGTACATTATTACCGAAAGGTTTAATGACTGTTCCAACAGAGCAGGATCCGCCGAATCCACTGACACGTCCACCAATTGATGAAAGGCTTGAGGTCGGTGTAAAAGCCATTGACGGTATGCTAACAGTAGGGAATGGGCAACGTGTAGGGATTTTCGCCGGTTCGGGGGTCGGAAAAAGTACCTTACTCGGAATGATTGCGCGCAACACACAAGCTGATTTAAACGTAATCGCATTAGTTGGAGAACGTGGCCGTGAGGTTCGAGAATTTATTGAACGTGATTTAGGACAAGAGGGTTTGAGTCGCTCGATAGTTGTAGCGGCAACCTCAGATCAGCCAGCGCTTATGCGGATAAAGGGTGCTTTCACAGCGACAGCTATTGCAGAATATTTTAGAAATCGCGGCTTAAATGTCATGTTAATGATGGACTCTGTGACACGTGTTGCAATGGCACAGCGAGAAATCGGACTTGCTACTGGTGAACCTCCTGCTCAAAAAGGTTATACGCCATCTGTATTCGCCATATTGCCTAAATTATTAGAGCGTACAGGTACAAATGAGAAGGGTTCTATTACGGCCTTTTACACAGTTTTAGTAGATGGGGATGACATGAATGAGCCCATTGCTGATACTGTACGAGGGATTTTAGATGGACACATTGTACTTGATCGTAATCTTGCAAACAAAGGACAATATCCAGCTATTAATGTGTTGAAAAGTGTTAGTCGTTTGATGAATCATGTGGCAGAGCCAGAGCATAAAAAAGCAGCGGAACGTTTGCGAGAACTCTATTATACATATGACAAGTCAGAGGACCTCATCAATATCGGTGCTTATAAGCGGGGGACATCTCAAGAAATTGATGAAGCGATTTATTATGAACCACTCATAACTGCTTATTTAAAGCAAGGATATTTAGATAAGGTGACCCTTGAAGAGAGTATGAATGAGTTAATTACATTATCGAACGGTGGGGGCAAATAG
- the flgB gene encoding flagellar basal body rod protein FlgB has translation MNLFGGTISSLENGLSYATLNHKTIANNIANVDTPNYKAKNVSFKNMLETEKEISISANRTDNRHYDFSIRQSTPGVNNMDGLRYRNNGNGVDMEAEQAKLAENQIYYNALIDRVNGKLNTLNTVIKGGK, from the coding sequence TTGAACTTATTTGGTGGAACTATTAGTAGCCTGGAAAATGGACTTTCCTATGCGACTTTGAATCATAAAACAATCGCGAATAACATTGCGAATGTCGATACGCCGAATTACAAGGCGAAAAATGTAAGTTTTAAGAATATGTTGGAAACGGAGAAGGAAATATCCATTTCGGCAAATCGTACGGATAATAGACATTATGATTTCTCGATTAGACAATCTACGCCTGGTGTAAATAACATGGATGGCTTACGCTATCGAAATAACGGTAATGGTGTAGATATGGAGGCTGAACAAGCGAAATTAGCAGAAAATCAAATCTATTATAATGCCTTAATTGATCGTGTAAACGGAAAGTTGAATACATTAAATACTGTTATTAAAGGAGGTAAGTGA
- the flgC gene encoding flagellar basal body rod protein FlgC produces the protein MSIFHGMNTTASALTAQRLRMDVISSNMANADTTRARQVNGEWEPYRRKSVTLTAQENQFSKYFNVALGKNAKSGVGNGVKVTQIKEDRETPFKLVYDPTHPDANADGYVNMPNVDPLKEMVDLMSATRSYEANITVLNANKSMLTKALEIGK, from the coding sequence ATGTCTATCTTTCATGGAATGAATACCACTGCCTCTGCTTTAACGGCGCAACGATTACGAATGGATGTTATCTCTTCGAATATGGCAAATGCTGATACGACACGTGCTAGACAGGTAAATGGCGAATGGGAACCGTATCGTCGGAAATCTGTCACGCTTACTGCTCAAGAAAACCAATTTTCGAAATACTTTAATGTTGCACTTGGTAAAAATGCGAAAAGTGGTGTAGGGAATGGCGTAAAGGTTACACAAATTAAAGAAGATAGAGAAACACCTTTCAAATTGGTGTATGATCCGACGCATCCAGATGCGAATGCAGATGGCTATGTCAATATGCCGAATGTGGATCCGTTAAAAGAAATGGTGGATTTAATGTCTGCCACACGTTCTTACGAGGCTAACATAACAGTTTTAAATGCGAATAAATCTATGCTGACAAAAGCATTAGAGATTGGCAAATAA
- the fliF gene encoding flagellar basal-body MS-ring/collar protein FliF gives MNERLTKIKNDTSQFWTSRSKKQKGVMIGSVIGVIVLAAVITFFATKITYVPLYKDLSTREIGQVKEALDAQGVKYEIAPGGTSILVPEQQADALLVQLASEGYPQTGTIDYSFANSSGFGMTDNEFNLLKKAATETEIGKLINNLEGVKDAKVMITLPEEGVFVTDVKEEASASIVLNTDPGYKFTEQQIATMYNLVSKSIPNLSTDNIVISNQFSEYFDLNAATADASSTTTAEGQLQMKKMVERDLQRQVQNMLGTLMGQDKVIASVTTDIDFKKENREENLVTPVDEENMEGIAISAQRITESYSGSGAAATGTPEAETTTDNFTTYNEGATGDGDYERTEETINNDVNRIRKDIQEAPYKIQDIGIQVIVEPPTATDAASLPDGVLEDIEKILSTIVRTTISKDVAAELTQEQIDEKVAVSIQPLNGKATDVGSEEPVIPWWVWVIGGILLAVILLLAFFIIRSRKRAKEEEELSILEEQEELMIDDINEEIETEATMRRKQLEKMAKEKPDDFAKLLRSWIAED, from the coding sequence ATGAATGAACGATTGACGAAAATAAAAAACGATACCAGCCAATTTTGGACTAGTCGAAGTAAAAAACAAAAAGGTGTAATGATTGGTTCAGTAATAGGTGTTATAGTACTTGCAGCTGTTATTACATTTTTCGCTACAAAAATTACATATGTACCACTCTATAAAGACTTGTCGACGAGAGAGATTGGCCAAGTAAAAGAGGCATTGGATGCCCAAGGTGTAAAATATGAAATTGCTCCAGGAGGTACATCCATACTAGTACCCGAGCAACAAGCAGATGCTCTATTAGTGCAACTAGCATCAGAAGGATATCCTCAAACAGGTACGATTGATTACTCATTTGCAAACAGTTCTGGCTTTGGGATGACAGATAATGAGTTTAACTTACTGAAGAAAGCAGCAACTGAAACAGAGATTGGGAAATTAATTAATAATCTGGAAGGTGTAAAAGATGCAAAAGTTATGATTACTCTACCTGAAGAGGGTGTTTTCGTAACAGATGTAAAAGAAGAGGCAAGTGCTTCTATCGTTTTAAATACAGATCCAGGCTATAAATTTACAGAACAACAAATTGCTACAATGTACAATTTAGTATCAAAAAGTATACCGAATTTAAGCACAGACAATATCGTTATTTCCAATCAATTCTCAGAGTACTTTGATCTAAATGCTGCAACAGCTGATGCTTCATCAACAACTACAGCTGAAGGTCAGTTACAGATGAAAAAAATGGTAGAACGAGACTTGCAACGTCAAGTACAAAATATGCTGGGTACTTTAATGGGGCAAGATAAAGTTATTGCATCTGTGACAACAGACATTGATTTTAAAAAAGAAAATCGTGAAGAAAATTTAGTGACACCTGTTGACGAAGAAAATATGGAAGGGATTGCGATTAGTGCCCAACGTATTACTGAATCCTACTCGGGTTCAGGCGCTGCAGCCACAGGTACACCAGAAGCTGAAACAACAACAGATAACTTCACAACCTATAATGAAGGTGCAACGGGTGACGGAGATTACGAACGTACGGAAGAAACGATCAATAATGATGTCAACCGTATCCGCAAAGATATTCAAGAGGCACCTTATAAAATTCAAGATATCGGGATTCAAGTAATTGTTGAACCACCAACAGCAACAGACGCAGCCTCGCTACCAGATGGAGTGCTAGAAGATATTGAGAAAATTTTAAGTACCATTGTTCGTACGACTATTTCAAAGGATGTAGCAGCCGAACTTACACAAGAGCAAATTGATGAAAAAGTAGCTGTTTCAATACAACCTTTAAATGGTAAAGCAACAGACGTAGGTAGTGAAGAGCCAGTTATTCCATGGTGGGTTTGGGTAATTGGAGGTATTTTACTAGCTGTCATTCTATTACTAGCATTCTTCATCATTCGTTCTCGTAAACGTGCGAAGGAAGAAGAAGAACTTAGTATCCTAGAAGAACAAGAAGAACTTATGATTGATGATATTAATGAAGAAATTGAAACGGAAGCTACAATGCGCCGTAAGCAACTTGAAAAAATGGCGAAAGAAAAGCCAGACGATTTTGCGAAGTTACTGCGTAGTTGGATTGCGGAAGACTAA
- the fliG gene encoding flagellar motor switch protein FliG, whose translation MSKKDKELTGKQKAALLLISLGPEVSASVYKHLTEEEIERLTLEISSVKKVEANVKEEIIEEFHNIALAQDYITQGGIGYAKTVLEKALGMEQAQTIINRLTSSLQVRPFDFARRADPSQIFNFIQNEHPQTIALILSYLEAGQAGVILSSLPQEVQADIAKRIAMMESTSPEVISEIESVLERKLSSTVTQDYTETGGIDAVVEVLNGVDRQTEKTILDALEIQDPELAEEIKKRMFVFEDIVTLDNRSIQRVIRDCENEDLLLSMKVSSEEVKDIIFRNMSQRMAETFKEEMEIMGPVRLRDVEEAQSRIVAVIRRLEDAGEIIIARGGGDDVIV comes from the coding sequence GTGTCCAAGAAAGATAAGGAATTAACCGGAAAACAAAAGGCCGCACTCTTGTTAATTTCACTAGGGCCTGAGGTTTCAGCTTCTGTCTATAAACATTTAACTGAAGAAGAAATTGAACGTTTAACGTTAGAAATTTCAAGTGTTAAAAAAGTAGAAGCGAACGTGAAAGAAGAAATAATAGAAGAGTTTCATAATATTGCCCTTGCGCAGGATTATATTACACAAGGTGGTATTGGTTACGCGAAAACAGTTCTAGAGAAAGCACTTGGTATGGAGCAAGCCCAAACGATTATTAATCGTTTAACATCCTCTTTACAAGTGCGGCCTTTCGACTTTGCACGTAGAGCTGACCCATCGCAAATTTTTAACTTTATTCAAAATGAACATCCGCAAACGATTGCCCTTATTCTTTCTTATTTAGAAGCGGGGCAAGCAGGTGTTATTTTATCTTCACTTCCGCAAGAGGTGCAAGCAGATATTGCTAAACGTATAGCAATGATGGAGTCCACTTCACCAGAGGTAATTAGTGAAATTGAGTCTGTTTTAGAACGAAAATTATCTTCTACTGTTACACAAGATTATACAGAAACGGGTGGCATTGATGCAGTCGTTGAAGTATTAAATGGTGTAGATAGACAAACAGAAAAAACAATTCTCGATGCACTCGAAATCCAAGATCCTGAGCTTGCAGAAGAAATCAAAAAGCGTATGTTTGTATTCGAAGACATCGTGACGTTGGACAATCGCTCTATCCAGCGTGTTATTCGTGATTGCGAAAATGAAGATTTACTGCTTTCAATGAAAGTTTCAAGCGAAGAAGTAAAAGATATTATTTTCCGTAATATGTCACAACGAATGGCTGAGACGTTTAAAGAAGAAATGGAGATTATGGGACCTGTACGTTTACGTGACGTAGAGGAAGCACAATCACGAATTGTAGCGGTAATTCGTCGCTTAGAGGATGCTGGTGAGATTATTATTGCACGTGGTGGAGGAGATGACGTCATTGTCTAG
- a CDS encoding transposase, translating to MVELSEGRKEYLVFRSIPGIGDSTACRLIGEIGDIRRFQNAKQLNAYAGIDIMRYQSGNTQYRDRINKRGNKHLRKILYFMVCAMLMAKGKPNHFVDYYYKLKKQPQRKPHKVAIIACINKFLKVTFQLLTRGILYDYESALPAQKS from the coding sequence ATGGTGGAATTGTCGGAAGGACGAAAAGAATATCTAGTATTTCGTTCGATTCCTGGGATTGGCGATTCAACGGCGTGCCGATTAATCGGAGAGATTGGTGACATCCGCCGCTTTCAAAATGCAAAACAACTGAACGCTTACGCAGGCATTGATATTATGCGGTACCAGTCTGGGAATACGCAATATCGAGACAGGATTAATAAACGAGGAAACAAACATTTACGGAAGATTTTATATTTTATGGTGTGCGCCATGCTTATGGCTAAAGGAAAACCGAATCATTTTGTGGACTATTACTACAAATTAAAAAAGCAACCTCAGAGGAAGCCTCATAAGGTTGCGATCATCGCCTGCATCAATAAGTTTCTGAAAGTGACATTTCAGTTACTGACGCGTGGCATTCTTTACGATTATGAGTCCGCACTACCAGCTCAGAAATCGTAA
- the fliH gene encoding flagellar assembly protein FliH codes for MSRIIRSVHTQSNGENVKEIQIRDMFEIPEIETDETSHRQITMEDILEERDRFLAEARAALQNEREAFEQEKQLHFQEIEHVKQSWEEERPNRVQEAYDEGFGQGYEDGTNRANEAMAQSLQTANEVIVQAGENASKYIQDQEAVILELGLTAAERIMGASLERDDELYVSIVRRGLKEAREMKEIKIYVSPTYYGLITLNRDELAEMFPNDVPFMIFVNEDLENETDCFIETNHGRIVVSIDEQLNELRLKLNEILESKE; via the coding sequence TTGTCTAGAATCATCCGTTCTGTTCACACACAGTCCAATGGCGAAAATGTAAAAGAGATACAAATTCGTGACATGTTTGAAATACCCGAAATCGAGACAGATGAAACATCCCATCGTCAAATTACGATGGAAGACATACTTGAAGAACGTGATCGTTTCCTTGCTGAGGCAAGAGCTGCACTTCAGAATGAGCGTGAGGCTTTTGAACAAGAAAAACAACTGCACTTCCAAGAGATTGAGCACGTGAAACAAAGTTGGGAAGAAGAACGACCTAATCGTGTCCAAGAGGCTTATGATGAAGGCTTTGGTCAAGGATATGAGGATGGAACAAACAGAGCCAATGAAGCAATGGCGCAATCCTTACAAACAGCCAATGAAGTGATTGTACAAGCTGGGGAAAATGCTAGCAAATATATTCAAGATCAAGAGGCAGTCATTTTGGAACTAGGACTGACAGCGGCAGAACGAATTATGGGTGCTTCATTAGAACGAGACGATGAATTGTATGTCTCAATCGTTAGAAGAGGACTAAAAGAAGCGAGAGAGATGAAAGAAATAAAAATCTACGTTTCGCCAACCTATTACGGGTTAATTACTTTAAATCGAGATGAATTAGCCGAAATGTTCCCAAATGATGTACCATTTATGATTTTTGTAAATGAAGATTTAGAGAACGAAACAGATTGCTTTATCGAAACAAATCATGGCCGTATCGTCGTAAGTATTGACGAGCAGTTAAATGAACTAAGATTAAAACTGAATGAAATATTAGAAAGTAAGGAATGA
- the fliE gene encoding flagellar hook-basal body complex protein FliE: MTISSVSLMTPTQVVNETSKLNTTPYEAQQSFANSLKEAISKVNDQQITSDNLTQKLITGGDVELHEVMIASQKASVTLNATIEVRNKVIEAYQEIMRMSV, translated from the coding sequence ATGACAATTTCGTCCGTTTCACTAATGACACCTACTCAGGTTGTAAATGAAACAAGTAAATTAAATACGACACCTTATGAAGCGCAGCAAAGCTTTGCGAATTCGTTAAAAGAAGCTATTTCGAAAGTAAATGATCAGCAAATTACATCTGATAATCTTACTCAAAAGCTAATAACTGGTGGAGACGTAGAGTTGCATGAAGTGATGATTGCATCACAAAAAGCGAGCGTTACATTAAATGCAACAATTGAAGTTCGCAATAAGGTGATTGAAGCTTACCAAGAAATAATGCGAATGAGTGTCTAA